The Magnolia sinica isolate HGM2019 chromosome 10, MsV1, whole genome shotgun sequence genome includes a window with the following:
- the LOC131217048 gene encoding uncharacterized protein LOC131217048, translating to MSECFVAENSICSAMAETEVAALKEALRAQHHILPKLDVDLEEEREASATAASEALSMILRLQEEKAAEKMEACQYKRMAEEKLRHVEESLAVFEEIMLRKEMEIVSLKFQVQAYRHKLLSIGFPDLDVGEMGFLENRFLHNKDVYSDNVIVHGTVRRYTSLPAMRSRGLNREKWGFERRPSFSLRRENDNGMGCKFDVRCVTGSSFNHENSSRAYEPLQNVSEESVIEDCISPSEEIVKDPSLHNKPIDGENQLECVSENKEPQATISANTLCLGIGLMSCSHGPFYNLTGGRIIKLDSEGSCLCSHSQAEDLLNFSDFDVNMDSEVNGNSIQSISIQDIFEIPQNHECCEFLKPKKEVMQKLILEAENRLGMQDLALKGTLEYYFEDEKQQTKKALICAPHLSELCMKRNGITVDWALVDSGIMLSPSQVEFQQLNKRLQLLEDDSQILKQEASDRRNEELKLLGKICEQLQSIEFQIRSKEAKKRSLMDDFAMASVMNAMLRYML from the exons ATGAGTGAATGTTTTGTGGCAGAAAATAGTATTTGTTCTGCAATGGCTGAAACTGAGGTGGCTGCTCTAAAAGAAGCCCTTCGAGCCCAACATCACATTTTGCCAAAACTCGATGTTGATctagaagaggagagagaagcTTCCGCAACGGCGGCAAGTGAAGCACTATCCATGATCTTGCGCCTGCAGGAAGAGAAGGCCGCGGAGAAGATGGAAGCGTGCCAATACAAGAGAATGGCAGAGGAAAAGTTGAGACACGTTGAGGAATCTTTGGCAGTTTTTGAAGAAATCATGCTTAGGAAGGAAATGGAGATCGTTTCTCTCAAATTCCAAGTTCAGGCTTATAGGCACAAATTGTTGAGTATCGGTTTTCCGGATCTCGATGTTGGAGAAATGGGATTTTTAGAAAACAGGTTTCTTCACAACAAGGATGTTTACTCAGATAATGTGATCGTTCATGGAACTGTGAGAAGGTACACATCTCTGCCTGCAATGAGATCTAGAGGCTTGAATCGTGAGAAGTGGGGCTTTGAAAGAAGGCCTTCATTTTCACTGAGGCGAGAAAATGACAATGGCATGGGCTGTAAGTTTGATGTCCGATGTGTAACTGGATCCTCCTTTAATCATGAAAATTCCAGTCGGGCTTATGAACCGTTGCAAAATGTGTCTGAAGAATCTGTGATTGAAGACTGCATTTCTCCTTCAGAAGAAATTGTGAAAGATCCATCATTGCACAACAAACCCATTGATGGAGAAAACCAATTAGAATGTGTTTCAGAAAATAAGGAGCCTCAAGCGACGATATCGGCAAATACCCTGTGTTTGGGGATTGGACTGATGTCTTGTTCACATGGGCCATTCTACAATTTAACAGGAGGAAGAATTATTAAATTGGACAGTGAAGGTTCTTGCTTGTGTTCACATTCTCAAGCTGAAGATCTGTTGAATTTTTCAGACTTTGATGTGAACATGGATAGTGAAGTAAATGGAAATTCAATCCAGTCCATAAGCATTCAAGATATCTTTGAAATCCCACAAAACCATGAATGTTGTGAATTTCTTAAACCAAAGAAGGAAGTCATGCAAAAGTTGATATTGGAAGCTGAGAATCGGCTTGGGATGCAGGATTTAGCATTGAAGGGAACTCTGGAATACTATTTCGAAGATGAAAAGCAGCAGACGAAGAAGGCGTTGATATGTGCACCTCATCTCAGCGAATTGTGTATGAAACGAAATGGGATTACAGTAGATTGGGCTCTTGTGGATTCTGGAATTATGCTTTCTCCATCTCAAGTTGAATTTCAGCAGCTCAATAAACGGTTGCAGCTACTCGAGGACGACAGCCAGATTCTGAAGCAGGAAGCTTCCGATAGACGGAATGAAGAATTGAAGTTGTTGGGGAAGATATGTGAACAGCTCCAATCGATAGAATTCCAGATAAGAAGTAAAGAAGCTAAAAAGAGGTCTTTAATGGATGACTTTGCAATGGCCTCTGTCATGAAT GCAATGCTACGTTATATGCTTTAG
- the LOC131217049 gene encoding putative leucine-rich repeat receptor-like serine/threonine-protein kinase At2g24130 produces MGLLTVAITQLLLTFPFVLPLQNRQFDDISVDRSALLAFKKTIVVDPQNTIGNWNSSSHVCKWNGVTCSPNSRRVTELILSGGHLQGTISPFLSNLTHLERLDLSENSLQGCLPDELRTLTRLEGLSLHSNQIQCEIPESFSQLTGLRYIDLSNNQLQGHLPPSLFYNCTELMYIDHSDNSFIGFIPSKIGNHLTHLEALFLYQNQLSGSIPASLSNSSKMVDLDLEFNFLTDSLPSEIVRHMYQLETLHLSYNNLSSDDGNTNLTSFFTAISNLTHLRELQLDGNDLGGELPSVMGQLHVNLSEILLQDNLIYGPIPPSISHLSNLTLLNLSNNRLNGSIPSQIWLLTNLERLCLSNNSLDGAIPSPPGVLTHLGLLDLSRNRLSGAIPSSLGSLNQLRKLILNENLLSGSIPTSLGSCTSLEILDLSHNRLTGNVPAEVAGLRGITIYFNLSSNFLEGRLPLQLGKMYTARAIDLSSNSFSGNIPPNLDGCQEAELINFSHNSLQGPLPKSLGNLISIQSLDLSCNLLSGEIPASLQNCKTLAQLNLSFNDFNGSIPSGNLFDSLTIESVQGNPRLCGSLPGLQSCNSKETSFHSRKSVYLLVGLVSASAFLITICCVVSFRKIKQPSFIRNRGSSRIALSLKLSYPRITYRELVEATEGFEQSRMIGSGSFGRVFKGVLRDGSIIAVKVLQLQAGNSVKTFNRECQILKQIRHRNLMRIVTACSLPDFKALVLPFMANGSLESHLYPQTQNPGYSDLGLIERVNICNDVAEGMAYLHHHSPVQVIHCDLKPSNILLNNDMTALVSDFGISRLIMKIEGNGIDENTTNSTANLVCGSIGYIAPGTNFNRLSNCLSLKV; encoded by the coding sequence ATGGGTCTTCTCACTGTAGCCATAACCCAACTCCTACTCACCTTCCCATTCGTTCTTCCCCTCCAAAACCGCCAATTCGACGATATAAGCGTAGACAGATCGGCCCTCCTGGCTTTCAAGAAAACCATAGTCGTCGATCCTCAAAATACAATTGGAAATTGGAATAGCTCGAGCCATGTTTGCAAATGGAACGGAGTTACGTGTAGTCCTAACAGCAGAAGAGTGACCGAGCTCATACTCTCTGGTGGACATCTCCAAGGAACTATTTCGCCATTTCTATCTAACCTCACTCACCTTGAACGGCTCGATCTTTCAGAAAATTCACTTCAAGGATGCCTGCCTGATGAGCTCAGAACTCTAACTAGATTAGAGGGATTGAGCCTACATTCGAACCAGATTCAATGTGAAATTCCCGAAAGCTTCAGTCAACTTACAGGACTTCGTTACATCGACCTCAGCAATAACCAGCTACAAGGCCATCTCCCGCCCTCACTCTTCTACAACTGCACCGAGCTGATGTATATCGACCATTCTGACAATTCCTTCATTGGTTTCATTCCTTCGAAGATTGGAAACCATCTGACTCATTTGGAAGCTCTCTTTCTTTATCAGAACCAACTGAGTGGTAGCATTCCAGCATCTCTCTCCAATTCCTCTAAGATGGTCGATCTCGATTTGGAGTTCAATTTCCTGACGGACAGCTTGCCGTCGGAGATTGTAAGGCATATGTACCAGTTGGAAACATTGCATCTTTCTTATAACAATCTATCGAGTGACGACGGCAATACAAATCTCACCTCATTCTTCACTGCCATTTCGAATTTGACCCACCTGCGGGAGCTTCAGCTGGACGGTAACGATCTTGGAGGTGAACTTCCATCGGTAATGGGCCAGCTGCACGTCAATCTTTCAGAAATACTTCTTCAAGATAATCTCATCTATGGTCCAATCCCACCAAGTATATCCCACCTTTCGAATCTAACTCTGTTGAATCTATCAAATAACCGTCTGAACGGAAGCATACCATCACAGATATGGCTTCTAACAAATCTAGAAAGACTCTGCTTATCTAACAATTCACTAGATGGAGCAATTCCATCTCCTCCAGGTGTTCTAACTCACTTGGGACTTTTAGACCTGTCGAGAAATAGACTTTCTGGAGCCATCCCTTCCTCTCTAGGAAGCCTCAATCAACTGAGGAAACTCATCCTCAACGAAAACTTGCTCTCGGGCAGCATCCCAACAAGCCTTGGAAGCTGTACAAGCTTAGAGATCTTAGATTTGTCTCACAACAGGCTAACAGGAAATGTGCCGGCAGAAGTCGCTGGCTTGAGGGGCATTACAATATACTTCAATCTGTCTAGCAATTTCCTCGAAGGAAGATTGCCACTGCAGCTCGGTAAAATGTACACTGCTCGTGCAATTGATTTGTCATCAAACAGTTTCAGCGGCAACATCCCACCCAATTTGGATGGCTGCCAGGAAGCTGAGCTGATCAACTTCTCTCACAATTCTCTTCAAGGCCCACTTCCCAAATCCTTGGGCAATCTGATCAGCATCCAGTCCTTGGATCTCTCATGCAATCTCTTGTCTGGAGAGATACCAGCATCACTGCAGAATTGTAAGACTCTCGCCCAACTCAATCTTTCATTCAACGACTTCAACGGATCGATACCGAGTGGCAATCTCTTTGATTCTTTAACCATCGAATCAGTTCAAGGAAATCCGCGTCTATGTGGGTCATTACCCGGGCTTCAAAGTTGCAATTCCAAGGAAACTTCCTTCCATTCTCGCAAATCCGTGTACTTGCTTGTTGGCCTTGTGTCTGCGTCCGCTTTTCTGATCACAATCTGTTGTGTGGTCAGTTTTAGAAAGATCAAACAGCCTTCATTTATAAGAAACAGGGGTTCAAGTAGGATCGCTCTCTCCTTGAAATTGAGTTACCCAAGAATCACATATAGAGAACTCGTCGAGGCAACAGAAGGATTCGAGCAGAGCCGCATGATTGGATCCGGCAGCTTTGGACGTGTTTTCAAGGGTGTGCTGAGAGATGGTTCAATCATTGCTGTCAAAGTTCTACAGCTGCAAGCTGGAAATTCTGTAAAGACTTTCAATCGAGAATGCCAGATTTTGAAGCAAATTAGGCACAGGAACCTGATGAGGATTGTAACGGCCTGCAGTCTTCCAGACTTCAAGGCATTGGTTCTTCCATTCATGGCTAATGGAAGCCTCGAAAGCCATCTCTACCCGCAGACACAGAATCCAGGATATTCAGACTTGGGTTTGATCGAACGAGTGAATATCTGTAACGATGTAGCTGAGGGGATGGCCTACTTACACCACCATTCTCCGGTCCAAGTCATCCATTGTGATTTGAAGCCAAGCAACATCCTCCTTAACAATGACATGACCGCCCTTGTATCGGACTTTGGAATTTCTAGATTGATCATGAAGATTGAAGGAAATGGGATAGATGAGAACACGACGAATTCAACAGCAAACCTGGTTTGTGGATCTATTGGATACATTGCCCCAGGTACCAATTTCAACAGGCTTTCGAATTGCTTGTCTTTGAAAGTGTGA